One genomic region from Granulimonas faecalis encodes:
- a CDS encoding rod shape-determining protein produces MSLFDNLFGEYGGDLAIDLGTANTLVAVRGEGIVLNEPSVVAIDRNEERVLAVGVDAKRMVGRTPGSITAIRPLKDGVIADFDVTEVMLRYFIEKARERRYPWSPRPRVVVCVPSGVTSVEKRAVFEATIQAGARQAYLIEEPMAAAIGADLPIEDPTGSMVVDIGGGTTEVAVIAMGGIVVSQSIRTAGDEFDQTILEHVRNAYNLSIGERTAEDIKIKVGSAAPLKEELDVEVNGRDVMNGLPKTVRIESEEIRRALNRPLDEVTKAVKDALDVTPPDLASDLMYYGIMLTGGGGMLRGLDQRLREETGVPVNVSPTALENVVNGCAKVLEANALSGGFVQTSGQ; encoded by the coding sequence ATGTCGCTCTTCGACAACCTATTCGGCGAATACGGCGGTGACCTCGCCATCGACCTCGGAACGGCCAACACCCTGGTGGCCGTCCGCGGCGAGGGCATCGTCCTCAACGAGCCTTCCGTGGTGGCCATCGACCGCAACGAGGAGCGCGTCCTCGCCGTGGGCGTCGACGCCAAGCGCATGGTGGGCCGCACCCCAGGCTCCATCACCGCCATCCGGCCCCTGAAGGACGGCGTCATCGCGGACTTCGACGTCACCGAGGTCATGTTGCGCTACTTCATCGAGAAAGCCCGCGAGCGCCGCTACCCCTGGTCGCCGCGTCCCCGCGTGGTCGTGTGCGTGCCCTCGGGTGTCACCTCGGTGGAGAAGCGCGCCGTCTTCGAGGCCACCATCCAGGCGGGCGCCCGCCAGGCCTACCTCATCGAGGAGCCCATGGCCGCCGCCATCGGCGCCGACCTTCCCATCGAGGACCCCACGGGCTCCATGGTCGTGGACATCGGCGGCGGCACCACCGAGGTGGCCGTCATCGCCATGGGCGGCATCGTCGTCTCGCAGTCCATCCGCACCGCCGGCGACGAGTTCGACCAGACCATCCTCGAGCACGTGCGCAACGCCTACAACCTGTCCATCGGCGAGCGCACGGCGGAGGACATCAAGATCAAGGTGGGCTCCGCCGCCCCGCTCAAGGAGGAGCTCGACGTCGAGGTCAACGGCCGCGACGTCATGAACGGCCTGCCCAAGACGGTCCGCATCGAGTCGGAGGAGATCCGACGGGCGCTCAACCGGCCCCTCGACGAGGTCACGAAGGCGGTCAAGGACGCCCTCGACGTCACCCCGCCCGACCTCGCGAGCGACCTCATGTACTACGGCATCATGCTCACGGGCGGCGGAGGCATGCTCCGCGGCCTCGACCAGCGCCTGCGCGAGGAGACCGGCGTGCCCGTGAACGTGAGTCCCACGGCGCTCGAGAACGTCGTCAACGGCTGCGCCAAGGTCCTCGAGGCCAACGCGCTGTCCGGCGGCTTCGTCCAGACCTCGGGCCAGTAG